A genome region from Penicillium psychrofluorescens genome assembly, chromosome: 3 includes the following:
- a CDS encoding uncharacterized protein (ID:PFLUO_004783-T1.cds;~source:funannotate), which yields MSSSDHPEPGVSAKPSDEHELGPTTSPQALQPQAPPTQGTSASDPAASDPVADTPASTVQADDNAQLGDAATANQHPATIGGERVAPVTATTTTQTTSAPPVNADAPQPSDAPSMDVQEPKPVVDLSSDPSDDVEEPKEAEEDAGPSLVITLLLTTGSRHPFTIDGKYLRKRSVNVENNDPFTMSVYTLKELIWREWRSDWETRPSSPSFIRLISFGKLLDDKSPLADLKFSRDAPNVVHMTVKPQEMVEEEDAKGAKAQYSRERDANERSPGCRCVIL from the exons ATGTCTTCTAGCGACCACCCAGAGCCCGGGGTGTCCGCCAAACCCAGCGACGAACATGAGCTGGGGCCGACCACTTCTCCGCAGGCATTGCAGCCGCAAGCTCCACCGACGCAAGGCACATCTGCATCTGACCCGGCCGCATCGGACCCTGTCGCTGATACTCCCGCCTCGACCGTCCAGGCCGACGACAATGCCCAGCTAGGCGACGCGGCCACCGCGAACCAACACCCCGCAACCATCGGTGGCGAAAGAGTCGCCCCCGTGACAGCAACGACCACAACCCAGACCACCTCGGCTCCCCCCGTCAACGCTGACGCTCCCCAACCCTCCGATGCACCCTCAATGGATGTTCAAGAACCCAAGCCTGTTGTAGACCTGTCGTCCGACCCCTCGGATGACGTCGAGGAACcgaaggaggccgaggaggatgccggCCCGTCGCTGGTGATAACCCTGCTGTTGACCACGGGCTCGCGCCACCCGTTCACAATCGATGGGAAGTATTTGCGGAAGCGCTCGGTCAATGTCGAGAACAACGATCCGTTCACTATGAGCGTCTACACATTGAAGGAATTGATCTGGCGGGAGTGGCGATCTG ATTGGGAAACCCGACCCTCGTCACCGAGTTTCATTCGATTGATCTCGTTTGGAAAGCTGCTGGATGACAAGTCACCTTTGGCCG ACTTGAAGTTTAGCCGGGATGCTCCCAATGTCGTCCATATGACTGTGAAACCGCAGGAGATggtcgaagaagaggacgcCAAAGGAGCCAAGGCACAGTACAGCCGGGAGCGCGATGCCAACGAACGCAGCCCGGGATGCCGCTGTGTCATTCTATGA
- a CDS encoding uncharacterized protein (ID:PFLUO_004784-T1.cds;~source:funannotate) translates to MSLLIAPEPAHRNATSNTTTRLAGPDVAPRPSKGAPSAPGLPDTLRNKITLPATEHASSTSSAYTTASSTHPLEARLLAWRATQDALKMEGLRRAYGIAEPVRRGMELKIVRDSTFRPAVLGGCRGGNVHEDILVLGGRDADVAWEDVFPGDEMREPPAFHDEMEKRLRMDH, encoded by the exons ATG TCCCTCCTCATCGCCCCCGAACCCGCCCACCGCAACGCAACCAGCAACACGACAACCCGGCTCGCAGGTCCGGACGTCGCACCACGCCCCTCAAAGGGCGCCCCATCAGCCCCCGGCCTGCCAGACACACTACGCAACAAGATCACCCTCCCAGCAACCGAGCAcgcctcctcgacctcgtcaGCCTacaccaccgcctcctcgaCGCACCCGCTCGAAGCCCGCCTGCTCGCCTGGCGCGCCACGCAGGACGCCCTGAAGATGGAGGGTCTGCGACGGGCGTACGGCATTGCCGAGCCTGTGCGCCGCGGCATGGAGCTGAAGATCGTGCGGGATAGCACGTTCCGCCCTGCTGTGCTGGGCGGGTGTCGGGGTGGTAATGTCCACGAGGAtattctggttctgggcgGAAGAGATGCGGATGTTGCCTGGGAGGATGTCTTTCCTGGTGATGAGATGCGTGAGCCGCCTGCTTTCcatgatgagatggagaagcgGTTGAGGATGGATCATTGA
- a CDS encoding uncharacterized protein (ID:PFLUO_004785-T1.cds;~source:funannotate), which translates to MPQLISPLALRALRTMIQRPTTSPTPLRALSTTTTSAFRRPTTTTPQIPARFTFQPTLRTQASLLRIISTRRTFTSSPIARATYNQVRRGCRTGQQARRGCSPALKGHPELKGVCLKTGITKPKKPNSGERKTARVRLSSGKVVTAYIPGEGHNIQQHSVVLVRGGRAQDCPGVKYTLVRGGMDLGGVGSRMTSRSKYGTKKPKTN; encoded by the exons atGCCCCAATTAATCTCGCCCTTGGCCCTCCGGGCCCTGCGGACGATGATCCAGCGACCAACTACATCACCCACCCCCCTCCGCGCCCTcagcacaaccaccacctccgccttTCGCCGaccaacaaccaccaccccccagATCCCAGCGCGCTTCACCTTCCAACCAACGCTGCGCACCCAAGCCTCGCTCCTCCGGATCATCTCAACCCGCCGCACATTTACCTCGTCCCCCATCGCCCGCGCAACCTACAACCAGGTGCGCCGCGGCTGCCGGACGGGCCAGCAAGCGCGCCGGGGCTGCTCTCCCGCGCTGAAGGGCCACCCGGAACTGAAGGGGGTGTGTCTGAAGACCGGTATCacgaagcccaagaagcccaaTTCCGGGGAACGCAAGACGGCACGTGTGCGTTTGAGTTCGGGGAAGGTCGTTACGGCTTATATTCCTGGTGAAG GTCACAACATCCAGCAGCACAGCGTTGTTCTGGTCCGCGGCGGGAGAGCCCAGGATTGTCCTGGTGTGAAGTATACTTTGGTTCGCGGCGGCATGGACCTG GGTGGTGTTGGCAGTCGGATGACGAGTCGGTCAAAGTACGGgaccaagaagcccaagaccaACTAA
- a CDS encoding uncharacterized protein (ID:PFLUO_004786-T1.cds;~source:funannotate) produces the protein MSGSARYARYLLFAAVGVAVFFLVSRSSIPIPKTYAIPKLSRPAQPNTAPAHSQQPAKPDYNPISTGSSSAARVNATFVTLARNGDLWDLVQSIRSVEDRFNRNYNYDWVFLNDVDFDDEFKTLTTALVSGKTHYGKIPKEHWSYPDFIDQKKAQEAREEMGRKKIIYGDSESYRHMCRYESGFFFRHELMQQYEFYWRVEPSIELFCDLPFDPFRFMKENDKKYSFVISLQEYIETIPTLWDSVRKFMTEHPEHLAEGNALKFVSDDGGVTFNKCHFWSNFEIGNLEWLRGKEYMAFFESLDQDGGFFYERWGDAPVHSIAASLLLKKEQIHFFDEIAYFHVPFTHCPTTESMRLDLRCTCKPQDNFDWRGYSCTSRWFEINNMPKPPGAEDQG, from the exons atgtcCGGTTCCGCTCGATATGCGCGGTACCTGCTGTTCGCTGCCGTG GGAGtggccgtcttcttcttggtctcgagatcctccatccccatccccaaaacCTACGCGATTCCCAAGCTGAGCCGCCCCGCCCAACCTAACACAGCTCCGGCGCACTCGCAACAACCCGCCAAGCCGGACTACAACCCGATCAGCACTGGctcatcgtcggccgccCGCGTGAATGCGACTTTCGTGACCCTGGCGCGCAACGGCGATCTGTGGGATCTCGTCCAGTCCATTCGCTCGGTGGAAGACCGTTTCAACCGCAACTACAACTACGACTGGGTGTTCTTGAACGACGTGGACTTTGATGACGAGTTCAAGACGCTCACCACCGCGCTGGTATCCGGCAAGACCCACTATGGCAAGATCCCCAAGGAACACTGGTCGTACCCAGATTTcatcgaccagaagaaggcccaggAGGCACGCGAGGAGATGggccgcaagaagatcatctACGGCGACTCGGAGAGCTACCGCCACATGTGCCGCTATGAATCAgggttcttcttccgccACGAGTTGATGCAGCAGTATGAGTTCTACTGGCGTGTCGAGCCCAGCATCGAGCTCTTCTGTGATCTCCCCTTTGATCCCTTCCGCTTTATGAAGGAGAACGACAAGAAGTACAGCTTCGTCATCAGTCTGCAGGAGTACATAGAGACCATCCCCACCCTGTGGGATAGCGTCCGGAAGTTCATGACGGAGCACCCGGAGCACCTTGCGGAAGGGAATGCGCTGAAATTTGTGAGCGACGACGGCGGCGTCACCTTCAACAAGTGCCACTTC TGGTCCAACTTTGAAATCGGCAATTTGGAGTGGCTGCGAGGCAAGGAGTACATGGCCTTTTTCGAGTCGCTGGATCAGGACGGCGGATTTTTCTACGAGCGTTGGGGCGATGCACCCGTTCACTCCATTGCCGCCAGCCTGCTGCTCAAGAAGGAGCAAATCCActtcttcgacgagatcgcctACTTCCACGTCCCTTTCACACATTGCCCAACCACCGAGTCAATGAGACTGGATTTGAGATGCACATGTAAACCACAAGACAACTTTGACTGGAGAGGGTATTCCT GCACCTCCCGCTGGTTCGAGATCAACAACATGCCGAAACCACCTGGCGCGGAAGATCAGGGTTGA
- a CDS encoding uncharacterized protein (ID:PFLUO_004787-T1.cds;~source:funannotate) — translation MSFFGFDTTLPRDRDRDPGPSRGVFENSDPFADIARATANADEDDDAIDFEDTYDGLGDQLDNDQDAFNDDTFGGGETKAVGRDFDFFGRTAQVSDAIGEEQVRYSLQHPQLAQAAPPAQAPGIPPQTATAQAAPPSNKRSGYEKYSDPGFIPDLQAKSSVWGTSQRKPEPVPAQASNRKMMSLEEVEAQMRRLAPQAGPMPALHSLPQPVSEPPYAHPPPQQLPDGFPPMPPELMAQLEKGVLPPHMQPPPPGVSELCGPGHPPPGVPLHLLQNANLPPPNMPPSGPQRQSGPPQGPPQGQRQQQMPPMARGPGNNGMPVVTNPQQLMHMTEDQRNAYLVEDAKRAKRNHKIFLLSKGNGLMTPQDKNFITRIQLQQLVAAAGNVTDSDLESVLTEDFYYQVYSQIRGAPRQHPHQPLGHFAQTYLLQTGARFGHGRRALQSADNHMQRMQQQVQRAVEAAKAKPKNKQLIIEGSLGKISFSNAKAPKAILNIKRPDSSEGAKPARKIQSDLSLSDRKSILTNLEAVYSALMSMEDMERTMPPPPEENDPEAIQEHMEWRQKVHTLNQKLWRSLKVMEPIVPNSTTPHPFIALLSCPKGKKAIPRIFRHIDQEQRVTILTMIVVHLDSLDVVRLAQSTPGEAQPSLAVREAIELFSLAVMPSLLGYVNEAPFNIIIGLLGLVIAQTHVQSVARTKVGLGILTMLLSRAEIVKEAGQAAERDWQQWVEKFNVLFDTLEPVLIEIFPGSINSGDDMYVWQFLAAVGIGASPEQQQRLVIAVKDRVMETVAYSKTLPADMSSQRLGNVNLFMRAIGLDVELLG, via the exons ATGTCCTTTTTTGGCTTCGACACCACCCTGCCCAGGGACCGCGACCGCGATCCCGGGCCCTCGCGGGGGGTTTTCGAGAACTCCGATCCCTTCGCGGACATCGCTCGTGCGACGGCCAACGcggacgaggacgacgatgc GATCGATTTCGAGGATACCTACGATGGCCTCGGGGATCAGCTCGATAACGATCAAGATGCCTTCAACGACGACACCTTCGGCGGTGGGGAGACCAAGGCTGTCGGCAGGGATTTCGACTTCTTTGGCAGGACTGCTCAGGTGTCTGATGCCATTGGGGAGGAGCAGGTTCGGTACAGCTTGCAACACCCCCAGCTGGCTCAGGCGGCACCTCCAGCCCAGGCTCCTGGAATCCCCCCCCAGACAGCGACGGCTCAGGCGGCACCCCCCTCCAATAAGCGCTCAGGCTATGAAAAGTACTCCGACCCGGGCTTCATTCCGGATCTGCAAGCCAAGTCGAGCGTCTGGGGCACGTCGCAGAGGAAACCGGAGCCAGTTCCCGCCCAGGCCTCGAACCGAAAGATGATGAGTCTGGAGGAAGTGGAGGCTCAGATGCGTAGGCTGGCCCCGCAAGCGGGACCGATGCCAGCACTGCACTCGCTGCCTCAGCCCGTCTCCGAGCCGCCGTACGCGcatccaccgccgcagcaACTGCCCGATGGCTTTCCTCCGATGCCTCCAGAGCTCATGGCTCAGCTCGAGAAAGGCGTGCTCCCGCCGCACATGCAACCTCCACCTCCGGGTGTCTCAGAACTGTGTGGACCTGGACATCCTCCGCCCGGAGTGCCGTtgcatctcctgcagaatGCCAACCTTCCGCCGCCGAACATGCCACCCTCAGGCCCGCAACGGCAATCAGGCCCGCCCCAAGGCCCGCCCCAAGGCCAGAGACAGCAGCAAATGCCGCCGATGGCGCGAGGACCGGGCAACAATGGGATGCCGGTGGTCACCAACCCTCAGCAGCTCATGCACATGACGGAAGACCAACGCAATGCCTATCTGGTGGAGGACGCCAAGCGGGCGAAACGCAACCACAAGATCTTTCTGCTGTCCAAAGGCAACGGCCTGATGACACCGCAGGACAAGAACTTCATCACCCGCATCCAGTTGCAGCAACtggtggccgcggccggtAATGTGACGGATTCGGACCTAGAATCCGTCCTCACAGAAGACTTCTACTACCAGGTCTACAGCCAAATCCGTGGTGCACCGCGTCAACATCCCCACCAGCCTCTTGGTCATTTCGCACAGACGTACCTTCTCCAGACCGGTGCCCGGTTTGGGCATGGTCGACGGGCACTCCAAAGTGCGGACAACCACATGCAGCggatgcagcagcaggtgcagCGTGCCGTTgaggcggccaaggcgaagcCCAAGAACAAGCAGCTTATTATTGAAGGCAGCTTGGGCAAGATCTCGTTCAGCAATGCGAAGGCGCCGAAGGCAATACTCAACATCAAACGACCCGACAGCTCAGAGGGTGCCAagccagcgaggaagatACAGTCGGATCTGAGTCTCAGTGATCGTAAATCGATTCTAACAAACCTTGAAGCTGTCTACAGCGCCCTCATGTCAATGGAAGATATGGAACGCACCATGCCCCCACCCCCAGAAGAGAATGACCCGGAGGCAATCCAGGAGCACATGGAATGGCGGCAAAAGGTCCACACGCTGAATCAAAAACTCTGGCGATCTCTCAAGGTGATGGAGCCCATTGTTCCCAACTCGACAACGCCCCACCCTTTTATTGCTCTCCTGTCCTGCCCTAAAGGAAAGAAGGCCATCCCTCGTATCTTCCGCCAtatcgaccaggaacagcGGGTTACTATCCTGACGATGATTGTGGTGCATTTGGATAGTTTGGATGTCGTGCGTCTTGCACAGTCGACACCAGGTGAGGCACAGCCATCCCTGGCTGTGCGCGAAGCGATCGAGCTGTTCTCGCTGGCCGTCATGCCGAGCCTGCTGGGCTACGTGAACGAGGCGCCAttcaacatcatcattggCCTGCTGGGACTGGTGATTGCCCAGACCCATGTGCAGTCGGTGGCCCGGACCAAGGTCGGCCTTGGGATTCTGACCATGCTGCTCAGTCGTGCTGAGATCGTCAAGGAGGCTGGTCAGGCCGCGGAGCGCGACTGGCAGCAGTGGGTGGAGAAGTTCAATGTCTTGTTTGATACGTTGGAGCCTGTCTTGATTGAGATTTTCCCCGGATCGATCAACTCGGGCGACGACATGTATGTGTGGCAGTTCCTGgccgccgtcggcatcgGTGCCAGTCCTGAGCAACAGCAACGCTTGGTGATTGCTGTCAA GGACCGCGTGATGGAAACGGTGGCTTACAGCAAGACTCTGCCGGCCGACATGTCCAGCCAGCGGTTGGGCAACGTCAACCTCTTCATGCGCGCCATCGGCTTGGATGTCGAACTTCTTGGTTAG
- a CDS encoding uncharacterized protein (ID:PFLUO_004788-T1.cds;~source:funannotate), whose protein sequence is MPTGSVLVTGGTGYIGSFTTLALLEAGYKVVVADNLYNSSAEALNRIEQICGKKAEFAQLDVTDEQGFDKVFEAHPDIDSVIHFAALKAVGESGEKPLDYYQVNVYGTINLLRAMVKHNVYNIVFSSSATVYGDATRFPNMIPIPEDCPLGPTNPYGNTKFAVETAITDVINAQRNNATKAGNAAEAKKWNGALLRYFNPAGAHPSGIMGEDPQGVPYNLLPLLAQVATGKREKLMVFGDDYASHDGTAIRDYIHILDLSNGHLKALNYLRANNPGVRAWNLGTGKGSTVYEMIRAFSAAVGRDLPYEVAPRRAGDVLNLTANPTRANSELGWKAERTLEQACEDLWRWTENNPQGYRQQPPAELVAQLKK, encoded by the exons ATGCCTACTGGTTCAGTTCTAGTCACCGG TGGAACGGGCTACATTGGCTCGTTCACCACCCTCGCTCTGCTCGAGGCCGGCTACAAGGTTGTCGTCGCCGATAACCTGTACAACTCGTCCGCCGAGGCCCTGAACCGCATTGAGCAGATCTGTGGCAAAAAGGCCGAGTTCGCTCAGCTCGACGTCACCGACGAGCAGGGCTTCGACAAGGTCTTCGAGGCCCACCCCGACATCGACAGTGTCATCCACTTCGCCGCGCTCAAGGCCGTCGGCGAGTCCGGCGAGAAGCCCCTCGACTACTACCAGGTCAATGTCTACGGCACCATCAACCTCCTCCGCGCCATGGTCAAGCACAATGTCTACAacatcgtcttctccagctccgccacCGTCTACGGTGATGCTACCCGCTTCCCCAACATGATCCCTATCCCCGAAGATTGCCCGCTCGGCCCAACAAACCCCTACGGCAACACCAAGTTCGCCGTCGAGACCGCCATCACTGACGTGATCAACGCCCAGCGCAACAATGCCACCAAGGCCGGCAACGCCGCCGAGGCTAAGAAGTGGAACGGCGCTCTGCTGCGCTACTTCAACCCCGCCGGCGCTCACCCCTCCGGTATCATGGGCGAGGACCCCCAGGGCGTCCCGTACAAcctgctcccgctgctggcgcaggtTGCTACCGGCAAGCGCGAGAAGCTGATGGTGTTTGGCGATG ACTATGCCTCTCACGACGGCACCGCCATCCGCGACtacatccacatcctcgacctgTCGAATGGCCACCTGAAGGCCCTGAACTACCTGCGCGCCAACAACCCCGGCGTGCGCGCCTGGAACCTGGGCACGGGCAAGGGTAGCACTGTCTACGAGATGATCCGCGCCTTCTCGGCCGCTGTCGGCCGCGACCTCCCCTACGAGGTGGCCCCCCGCCGCGCCGGTGACGTCCTCAACCTCACTGCGAACCCGACCCGCGCAAACTCCGAGCTCGGCTGGAAGGCTGAGCGTACCCTCGAGCAAGCCTGTGAGGATCTCTGGCGCTGGACTGAGAACAACCCCCAGGGTTATCGCCAGCAGCCGCCTGCTGAGCTGGTGgcgcagctgaagaagtaG
- a CDS encoding uncharacterized protein (ID:PFLUO_004789-T1.cds;~source:funannotate) — MPIPLIVQGITEGFSSIPHVWTILRVVPWVLLVAALKYFFGGARNTSERLLHSKVVMITGGTSGIGASVAHGLASRGAQVILLTQQPPSDVFLVEYIEDLRRTTGNQLIYAEQVDLADLHSIRTFATKWIDNAPPRRVDLVILCGGTAVPSHAARQQATPNGLDQEWQINYLANFHLLSILSPALRVQPAHRDVRVIFTTCSSYIGAKLDLDVVKRGNSLPSSENLTKNKRQHQKSTPVQKKKGIYGLSKLSLMIFAQSFQRHLNAYKRPDSLPPCTRVLVVDPGLSRTPGMRRWLTGGSLWGLLVYLLTWPVWWLVLKSPQQGAQSVLYAAMEEKYSRGEGGWMVKECREVDLARKDVKDDELGKRLWEFSEKQVEEAEKEAAVKRALEKKEKETEAEKQSRKETASEKKQSAGSRRSRRNQS; from the exons ATGCCCATCCCGCTCATCGTCCAGGGCATCACGGAGGGCTTCTCGTCCATCCCTCACGTATGGACAATCCTCCGTGTCGTGCCGTgggtgctgctggtggcTGCGCTGAAGTACTTCTTCGGCGGAGCGCGCAACACCTCCGAGCGGCTGCTGCACTCCAAGGTGGTCATGATAACA GGCGGAACATCCGGGATTGGCGCGTCCGTGGCCCACGGACTAGCCTCCCGCGGCGCCCAAGTGATCCTCCTCACGCAACAACCTCCCTCAGacgtcttcctcgtcgaaTACATCGAAGACCTGCGCCGCACGACAGGCAACCAGCTCATCTACGCCGAACAAGTCGACCTCGCAGACCTGCATTCCATCCGCACCTTCGCCACCAAATGGATCGATAAtgctcctcctcgccgggTAGATCTGGTGATTCTCTGCGGCGGCACGGCAGTGCCGTCTCACGCTGCTCGCCAGCAGGCTACGCCCAATGGCCTCGACCAGGAATGGCAGATCAATTATCTAGCCAACTTCCATCTCCTCAGCATTCTCTCCCCGGCACTGCGCGTCCAGCCCGCCCACCGCGACGTGCGAGTCATCTTCACGACATGCTCAAGCTACATCGGCGCCAAGCTCGACCTGGACGTCGTAAAACGAGGCAAttccttgccctcttctGAAAACCTCACCAAGAACAAAAGACAACACCAAAAGTCCACCCCggtccagaagaagaagggcatcTACGGCCTCAGCAAACTCTCCCTCATGATCTTTGCCCAGTCCTTCCAGCGCCATCTGAACGCCTATAAGCGTCCAGACAGTCTCCCGCCCTGCACGCGTGTCCTGGTCGTTGACCCGGGCCTGTCCCGCACGCCGGGTATGCGACGCTGGCTGACGGGCGGGTCGCTGTGGGGTCTGCTAGTCTATCTTCTGACTTGGCCGGTGTGGTGGCTGGTCCTCAAATCACCACAGCAGGGTGCACAGAGCGTCCTGTACGCTGCGATGGAGGAGAAATACTCTCGCGGCGAGGGCGGGTGGATGGTGAAAGAGTGTCGCGAGGTAGATCTTGCGCGGAAAGATGTGAAGGACGACGAGCTGGGCAAACGGCTGTGGGAGTTTAGCGAAAAGCAGGTtgaggaggcggagaaggaggctgctgTTAAGAgggcgctggagaagaaggagaaggagactgAGGCGGAGAAACAATCTCGCAAGGAGACTGCGTctgagaagaagcagagtGCTGGGTCCAGGCGGAGTCGGCGGAATCAGTCTTGA
- a CDS encoding uncharacterized protein (ID:PFLUO_004790-T1.cds;~source:funannotate), whose protein sequence is MSHEEEQDEDYFLPLEDQRVFGAGISRKRVQFVRSSEHELNTTVPSSSSASTPSTTSIADKYLSIVLKPKTATSPSTPTEEVSAPLPPPRSTRSAPPTAEAVAPSPPRLLPPVDTGTETETEADTGQRCEVCSLPLSIPAASTETTPDPISSSSIHRPHEASLAHQVCLAHSHPPSHLDRTRAGLRYLSTYGWDLDSRIGLGAPGREGIREPLKGRVKNDTVGLGVGVGRDADGDRIPVHRRPVSPPKKKVQSLNSKQVRRQAAEARKRGDKLRNLFFQSDDVLKLLGEGP, encoded by the coding sequence ATGTCccacgaagaagagcaggacgAGGACTACTTCCTCCCGCTGGAAGACCAGCGCGTCTTCGGCGCTGGCATCAGTCGCAAACGCGTGCAGTTCGTGCGCTCGTCCGAGCATGAGCTCAACACCACCGTtccgtcatcatcatcagcctcCACTCCGTCCACTACAAGCATCGCAGACAAGTACCTGTCGATCGTGCTGAAACCGAAGACTGCTACGTCGCCGAGTACACCCACCGAAGAGGTTTCTGCTCCGCTGCCGCCTCCTCGTTCAACGCGCTCTGCGCCTCCAACTGCGGAAGCTGTTGCTCCGTCGCCACCACGTCTACTTCCTCCAGTAGACACGGGAACGGaaacagaaacagaagcaGACACCGGGCAACGATGTGAAGTGTGCAGTCTCCCACTATCTATTCCTGCGGCATCCACAGAAACAACACCAGACCCaatttcttcatcatcaatcCACCGTCCCCACGAAGCCTCCCTAGCGCATCAAGTCTGTCTAGCGCACTcccacccaccatcccaccTAGACCGCACGCGCGCCGGCTTACGGTATCTCTCCACCTATGGCTGGGATCTGGACAGCCGAATCGGGCTCGGCGCGCCGGGCCGCGAAGGCATCCGGGAGCCGCTGAAGGGGCGGGTGAAGAACGACACTGTCGGACTTGGAGTGGGAGTGGGCCGGGACGCAGATGGGGATCGGATCCCTGTGCATCGTCGTCCGGTGtcgccgccgaagaagaaggtgcagAGCTTGAATTCTAAACAGGTACGGAGGCAGGCTGCTGAGGCACGGAAGAGGGGGGATAAGTTGAGGAATCTGTTTTTTCAGAGTGATGATGTTTTGAAGCTTCTTGGTGAGGGTCCTTAG